In a single window of the Jaculus jaculus isolate mJacJac1 chromosome 9, mJacJac1.mat.Y.cur, whole genome shotgun sequence genome:
- the LOC101600657 gene encoding LOW QUALITY PROTEIN: protein LMBR1L-like (The sequence of the model RefSeq protein was modified relative to this genomic sequence to represent the inferred CDS: inserted 2 bases in 1 codon), with amino-acid sequence MEAADYEVLSVREQLFHNCVRKCIISVLLFATLYILCHIFLTRFNRPAEFTTVDDEDATVNKTALELCTFTLAVALGAVLLLPFSIISNEVLLSLPQNYYIQWLNGSLIHGLWNLIFLFPNLFLIFLMPFAYFFTESEGFAGSRKGVLGRVYETVVMLILLTLLVLGIMWVASAIVDNNKASRESLYDFWEYYLPYLYSCISFLGVLLLLVCTPLGLAHMFSVTGKLLVKPRLLEDLEEQLNCSHLLLAAFRXMELLHKQVLALQTQRVLLEKRWTASAWQWNLGYPLAMLCLLVLMGLSVLLVAIHILELLIDETAMPRGIQESSLGQVSFSKLGSFGAIIQVVLIFYLMMSSVVGFYSSPLFWSLRPRWHDTAMTQKIGNCVCLLVLSSALPVFSRTLGLTRFDLLSDFGHFNWLGNFYIIFLYNAAFAGLTTLCLVKTLTAAVRAELIRAFGLDRLPLPVSSFPRASRKNQHQ; translated from the exons ATGGAAGCAGCTGACTACGAGGTGCTATCCGTGCGAGAGCAACTCTTCCACAACTGTGTCCGCAAGTGCATCATCTCAGTACTTCTATTTGCCACACTCTACATCCTCTGCCATATCTTCCTGACCAGATTCAATAGGCCTGCTGAGTTCACCACAGTGGATGATGAAGATGCCACTGTCAACAAGACTGCACTGGAGCTGTGCACCTTTACCCTGGCAGTTGCCCTGGGTGCTGTCCTCCTCTTGCCCTTCTCCATTATCAGCAACGAGGTTCTGCTCTCACTGCCACAGAACTACTACATCCAGTGGCTCAATGGCTCTCTTATCCATGGTCTCTGGAACCTCATTTTTCTCTTCCCCAATCTGTTCCTCATCTTCCTCATGCCATTTGCATATTTCTTCACAGAATCTGAGGGCTTTGCTGGCTCCAGAAAGGGTGTCCTAGGTCGGGTCTATGAGACGGTGGTGATGTTGATTCTCCTCACTCTGCTTGTGCTGGGCATCATGTGGGTGGCATCAGCCATTGTAGATAACAACAAGGCCAGCAGGGAATCACTTTATGACTTCTGGGAGTACTACCTCCCCTATCTTTACTCCTGCATCTCCTTCCTTGGTGTCCTGCTGCTCCTGGTGTGTACGCCGCTAGGTCTTGCCCACATGTTCTCGGTCACTGGGAAACTACTGGTCAAACCCCGGCTACTAGAAGATCTTGAAGAACAGCTGAACTGCTCCCACCTCCTGCTGGCTGCCTTTAG CATGGAGCTGCTACACAAACAGGTTCTGGCTCTGCAGACACAAAGGGTCCTTCTGGAGAAGCGGTGGACAGCTTCAGCCTGGCAGTGGAACCTGGGCTACCCTTTGGCCATgctgtgcttgctggtgctgatGGGCCTGTCTGTGCTCCTTGTGGCCATCCATATCCTGGAGCTGCTTATTGACGAGACTGCTATGCCACGGGGCATACAGGAATCATCTCTGGGCCAGGTCTCATTCTCCAAGCTGGGCTCTTTCGGTGCTATCATCCAGGTTGTACTAATTTTTTACTTGATGATGTCCTCCGTTGTGGGCTTCTATAGCTCTCCCCTGTTCTGGAGCCTGAGGCCCAGGTGGCATGACACAGCCATGACACAGAAAATTGGGAACTGTGTCTGCCTCCTGGTCCTAAGCTCAGCACTTCCTGTCTTCTCTCGAACTCTCGGGCTGACTCGCTTTGACCTGCTGAGTGACTTTGGACACTTCAACTGGTTAGGCAATTTCTACATCATCTTTCTCTACAATGCAGCCTTTGCTGGCCTCACCACACTCTGTCTGGTGAAGACCTTAACTGCAGCTGTGAGGGCAGAGCTGATCCGAgcctttgggctggacagattgccaCTGCCTGTCTCCAGTTTTCCCCGGGCATCTAGGAAGAACCAGCACCAGTGA